The following are from one region of the Oncorhynchus nerka isolate Pitt River linkage group LG8, Oner_Uvic_2.0, whole genome shotgun sequence genome:
- the LOC115133146 gene encoding G-protein coupled receptor 22-like has translation MHTPPVLNSEAAMSNVTVLDTSEPSDLDMTQSAAPYPVSFQVSLTGFLLLEIVLGLSSNLTVLVLYCMKQNLITSVSNIVTMNLHVLDVLVSVCVSCIPLTAVVILLPLEADTALVCCFHEACVSFASVATASNVLAITVDRYDISVRPANRMLTMGRAVALLGFIWAMSFFSFLVPFMEVGFFSDFGSEFVNQTAVASVVHTNEYYTELGLYYHLLAQIPIFFFTAVVMLVTYYKILQALNIRIGTRFQHNQPKKKPRKKNISLTTATQVESTDASQGSGAVRGGGNPPAVLSMRTSVSVLMALRRAVKRHRERRERQKRVFRMSLLIISTFLLCWTPITVLNTVILSAGPSDFTVKLRLGFLVMAYGTTIFHPLLYAFTRQKFQKVLKSKMKRVVSVVEAEPMPNNVVIHNSWIDPKRNNKKVTFEETEVRQKCLSSQDLESNNIVCLP, from the exons ATGCATACCCCTCCTGTGCTGAACTCAGAAGCCGCCATGAGCAACGTTACTGTCCTCGACACCTCGGAACCCTCTGACCTTGATATGACCCAgtctgctgccccctaccccgtCAGCTTCCAG GTGTCGCTGACAGGGTTCCTGCTGCTAGAGATCGTATTGGGCCTAAGCAGTAACCTGACAGTGCTGGTCCTCTACTGCATGAAGCAGAACCTCATCACCTCCGTGTCCAACATCGTCACCATGAATCTCCACGTCCTAGACGTACTAGTGAGT gtgtgtgtgtcttgcaTCCCTCTGACTGCCGTGGTAATACTCCTCCCCCTAGAGGCTGATACAGCGCTGGTCTGCTGCTTCCACGAGGCCTGTGTCTCCTTCGCTAGCGTAGCCACTGCCTCGAACGTGCTAGCCATCACCGTCGACCGCTACGACATCTCAGTGCGTCCAGCCAACCGCATGCTAACCATGGGCCGCGCCGTGGCTCTGCTGGGCTTCATTTGGGCTATGTCCTTCTTCAGTTTCCTGGTCCCCTTCATGGAGGTGGGCTTCTTCAGCGATTTTGGCTCCGAGTTCGTCAACCAGACTGCAGTTGCCTCTGTGGTCCATACGAACGAGTACTACACAGAGCTGGGGCTGTACTACCACCTCTTGGCTCAGATCCCCATCTTCTTCTTCACAGCCGTAGTCATGCTGGTGACCTACTACAAGATACTCCAGGCCCTGAACATCCGCATCGGGACGCGCTTCCAACACAACCAGCCCAAGAAGAAGCCCCGCAAGAAGAACATCTCCTTGACCACCGCAACGCAGGTGGAATCTACAGATGCGTCCCAGGGCAGCGGGGCGGTCAGAGGGGGCGGAAACCCACCTGCTGTCCTGTCCATGCGGACCTCTGTCTCCGTCCTCATGGCTCTGCGCAGGGCTGTTAAACGCCACCGGGAACGGCGGGAGAGGCAGAAACGCGTCTTCAGGATGTCCCTACTCATCATCTCCACCTTCCTGCTCTGCTGGACGCCCATCACAGTCCTCAACACGGTCATCCTCAGCGCAGGGCCCTCAGACTTCACGGTCAAGTTGCGGTTGGGTTTCCTGGTCATGGCCTACGGGACGACCATCTTCCATCCGCTGCTCTACGCCTTCACCAGGCAGAAGTTCCAGAAGGTGTTGAAGAGCAAGATGAAGAGGGTGGTGTCCGTGGTGGAGGCTGAGCCCATGCCCAACAACGTGGTCATTCACAACTCCTGGATCGACCCCAAGAGGAACAACAAGAAAGTCACCTTCGAGGAGACTGAGGTCAGGCAGAAGTGTCTATCTTCCCAGGACCTGGAATCAAACAACATCGTCTGTCTTCCATGA